In a single window of the Bacteroidota bacterium genome:
- a CDS encoding DUF4258 domain-containing protein, translating into MAGTLQRRGKSWWQGILLIVILAFAIWRIGRVAMNPGGSCEFTERKPLDELVYVAHARCRMECRDIDRELVEDVYLHGELNCKKSSESKGNARWALEKRDESGDIIRIIVEDDDGKHVIVTAIRLDKPDKCTCS; encoded by the coding sequence ATGGCAGGCACCCTCCAACGTCGTGGAAAATCTTGGTGGCAAGGCATTTTGCTGATTGTCATTCTTGCCTTTGCGATTTGGCGAATCGGCCGCGTGGCCATGAATCCCGGAGGAAGTTGCGAATTCACCGAACGCAAGCCACTCGATGAACTCGTGTACGTGGCGCATGCTCGTTGCCGCATGGAATGCAGGGACATCGACCGTGAATTGGTGGAAGACGTCTATTTGCATGGCGAATTGAACTGCAAAAAGAGTTCGGAATCCAAGGGAAATGCCCGCTGGGCCTTGGAAAAACGGGATGAAAGCGGTGATATCATCCGCATCATCGTGGAAGACGACGATGGCAAACATGTGATTGTGACCGCAATCCGGCTGGACAAACCCGACAAATGCACCTGTTCCTGA
- a CDS encoding DnaJ domain-containing protein, which translates to MSSTYYDILGLKATATQDEIKRAYRKKAMESHPDVNPSPGASDAFVQVNEAYAILSDANKRKVYNQKLRDQAARSAGQNYAQATQSAQSARDQAYQQWVQQARAQAKADASKNYQDFKNSKFERTEASVFLYLQFLIVGVFMILASLILMAPFAAMFFIDWKMVFTGSILVPVAFRMYEEGWKGMKAVKESI; encoded by the coding sequence ATGTCTAGCACCTATTATGATATACTTGGGCTGAAGGCGACGGCAACGCAAGACGAGATCAAGCGTGCATATCGCAAAAAAGCCATGGAGTCGCATCCCGACGTAAATCCCAGCCCGGGAGCGTCAGATGCATTTGTTCAGGTCAATGAGGCGTATGCGATCTTAAGCGATGCCAACAAGCGCAAGGTCTACAACCAAAAATTGCGAGACCAAGCTGCACGCAGTGCCGGGCAAAATTATGCCCAAGCTACGCAGTCTGCCCAAAGCGCGCGCGATCAAGCCTATCAGCAGTGGGTACAGCAAGCCCGCGCACAAGCCAAGGCCGATGCAAGCAAGAATTACCAAGACTTCAAAAACAGCAAATTCGAACGGACGGAAGCCTCCGTGTTTCTCTATCTGCAATTTCTGATCGTCGGTGTTTTTATGATCCTGGCGAGTTTGATCCTCATGGCGCCATTTGCGGCGATGTTTTTCATTGACTGGAAAATGGTTTTCACAGGCTCGATACTCGTTCCGGTGGCATTCAGAATGTACGAAGAGGGTTGGAAAGGAATGAAAGCGGTCAAGGAATCGATCTGA
- a CDS encoding AAA family ATPase: MQPKITITGDLGSGKSVVSKLLQDKLGYEVYSTGKVQREIAARYGMTTLELNQYAHTHPEIDEEIDSAFASLNHRPEGLIVDSRLAWHFMPNSFKIYMRVPVHVAAARIMGDPTRKGERYETEAQAIADISARKRSENERFLAKYNCDCGNMANFDYIADTADRSPEAVAEGILNAFEAWKEKLKVKSEK; the protein is encoded by the coding sequence ATGCAACCTAAAATCACAATCACGGGCGATCTTGGCAGCGGAAAATCTGTCGTGAGCAAACTGCTCCAAGACAAGCTCGGTTACGAAGTTTATTCCACAGGCAAAGTTCAACGCGAAATCGCGGCCCGTTATGGAATGACCACGCTGGAGCTGAATCAGTACGCACACACGCATCCTGAAATTGACGAGGAAATCGATTCGGCCTTTGCGAGCTTGAACCATCGCCCCGAAGGACTGATCGTCGATTCCCGCCTTGCTTGGCACTTTATGCCCAATTCCTTCAAAATCTACATGCGTGTACCCGTACACGTTGCTGCTGCGCGTATCATGGGCGACCCCACCCGCAAAGGCGAACGCTACGAAACAGAAGCTCAGGCGATTGCCGATATTTCTGCAAGAAAACGCAGTGAAAATGAACGTTTTCTCGCCAAATACAACTGCGACTGCGGCAATATGGCCAACTTCGACTATATCGCCGACACCGCAGACCGCAGCCCCGAGGCCGTTGCTGAAGGAATCCTGAATGCGTTCGAAGCGTGGAAGGAAAAGTTGAAAGTGAAAAGTGAAAAGTGA
- a CDS encoding YkgJ family cysteine cluster protein, with translation MIDLRAEKEKAQKAKKAYHKLLDRLKRNPPRDLDQRVMEADEAVFATLDCLDCANCCKSISPIFTSKDVERLAAHEGMSPGRFMEVYLRIDEDQDMVLKSSPCPFLLPDNKCRVYEDRPKACREYPHTGQRKFHSHIEITKKNILFCPAAFRVVEKLQAVYGLKE, from the coding sequence ATGATCGACCTCCGGGCGGAGAAGGAAAAGGCCCAAAAGGCAAAGAAGGCGTACCACAAATTGCTCGATCGTCTCAAGCGGAATCCGCCGAGAGATTTGGATCAGCGCGTAATGGAGGCTGATGAAGCCGTTTTTGCAACGCTCGACTGCTTGGATTGCGCCAATTGCTGCAAATCCATCTCGCCGATCTTTACCTCCAAAGATGTCGAACGTCTCGCAGCACACGAAGGAATGAGTCCGGGCAGATTCATGGAAGTCTATCTCCGCATCGACGAAGACCAAGACATGGTCTTGAAAAGCAGTCCTTGCCCATTTTTGCTTCCCGACAACAAGTGCCGCGTCTATGAAGACCGCCCCAAGGCCTGCCGCGAGTATCCGCATACGGGACAGCGGAAATTCCATTCCCATATCGAAATCACGAAGAAAAACATCCTCTTCTGCCCTGCTGCATTTCGTGTAGTGGAAAAGCTGCAAGCGGTCTACGGTTTGAAGGAATAA
- a CDS encoding ferredoxin--NADP reductase, with the protein MSKFVPLKVLKVVKETADASTVYFAKPSDGSFNYKAGQYLTLKMNVGGESIRRAYSLCTSPYSDTDMAVTVKRVEGGKASNFIHTSLQAGDVLEVFPPMGNFAIVPNPATARHLVLIGGGSGITPLMSILKTILGTEPQSKVSLIYGNRDENSIIFKNELDRLSEAHPDRFRVIHILAQPSSSWIGMTGLPLRHVILGIVQNLMSADNLPKSYWMCGPVPMMDEAQAAFGFLGIGREVIHREVFTAALPEENAEAKAAAEAKRGDYTITVRLDGVEKQVLVKNTQTILEAVIGVGMDPPYACQMGVCCTCRALCISGKVEMEEDEGLSDAEMKDGFVLTCQSHPLTSNVVIEYK; encoded by the coding sequence ATGAGCAAGTTTGTACCGTTGAAAGTTCTGAAGGTGGTCAAGGAAACCGCCGATGCCAGCACCGTTTATTTCGCAAAGCCAAGTGATGGCAGTTTCAATTACAAAGCTGGACAGTACCTGACACTCAAGATGAATGTGGGCGGAGAATCGATCCGCAGGGCCTATTCGCTTTGCACCAGCCCCTATTCCGATACTGACATGGCGGTCACTGTGAAGCGTGTCGAGGGTGGTAAAGCCAGTAATTTTATCCACACCTCGCTGCAGGCCGGCGATGTCCTGGAGGTTTTTCCTCCAATGGGCAATTTTGCGATTGTTCCCAATCCCGCTACGGCGCGCCACCTCGTGTTGATCGGCGGCGGCAGTGGCATCACGCCGCTCATGTCGATCTTGAAGACGATCCTCGGCACCGAACCTCAAAGCAAGGTGAGTCTGATCTATGGCAACCGCGATGAGAATTCGATCATTTTCAAAAACGAGTTGGATAGGCTCTCTGAAGCACATCCGGACCGATTCAGGGTGATTCATATTCTGGCTCAACCATCTTCAAGTTGGATCGGGATGACAGGATTGCCCCTGCGACATGTGATTCTTGGCATCGTCCAAAACCTCATGAGCGCCGATAATTTGCCAAAATCCTATTGGATGTGTGGTCCGGTCCCGATGATGGATGAAGCACAAGCTGCATTCGGATTTTTGGGGATTGGCCGGGAAGTGATTCACCGCGAGGTGTTTACTGCAGCATTGCCTGAGGAGAATGCAGAAGCGAAGGCTGCAGCAGAGGCCAAACGTGGGGATTATACCATCACGGTGAGGCTCGATGGCGTGGAAAAGCAAGTTCTGGTCAAAAATACCCAGACAATTCTGGAGGCAGTGATTGGTGTTGGAATGGATCCGCCCTACGCTTGCCAAATGGGTGTTTGCTGCACTTGCCGCGCGCTATGCATTTCTGGCAAGGTGGAGATGGAGGAAGACGAAGGATTGAGCGATGCCGAAATGAAGGACGGCTTTGTACTTACCTGCCAAAGTCACCCCCTTACCTCCAACGTCGTCATCGAATACAAATGA
- a CDS encoding glycosyltransferase family 4 protein, producing MRDEVVNAAANIEDYSTSDFVRIALIHTRLLYRGGLESRLIAYMRYLQAQGHKVTVCVWKRDPTVEIPEGVEIRLFRLRWLPKMFRAWVYDKRLCRYFASEQFDLRISLGRTTCHDAMIVAGNHLGFLQAMGRKPRGIDDRLQIMMDGRSYKAPGVLLPASEMLRDQMLAFHEVDPSKIQILYPPTDGRRFHRELKARKAEFRKKHGFAEGKRTFLLISANHGLKGLPILMQVFDSLQHLPIELVVAGGKKEESGLPNVRHIGFVRETEELYAAGDFTLLASLYDSFGQVVTESLLCDTPVIVSSMTGAKAIVGPKEGIIVQTFEVADWKAAILKALETEFDIDPELAKHKGLLFEDHMTRLLDCAGAGRLGNPASGEEGKLKIVED from the coding sequence ATGCGAGACGAAGTAGTCAACGCGGCTGCAAATATAGAAGATTATTCTACTTCGGATTTCGTGCGCATTGCCCTTATTCATACAAGATTGTTGTACCGCGGCGGATTGGAGTCGCGCCTGATTGCCTACATGCGTTATCTGCAAGCGCAGGGGCACAAGGTCACCGTCTGTGTATGGAAACGTGACCCGACTGTGGAAATACCCGAAGGGGTGGAAATCAGGTTGTTTCGGTTGCGGTGGCTGCCCAAAATGTTTCGCGCCTGGGTTTACGACAAACGCCTCTGCCGCTATTTTGCCTCCGAGCAATTTGACTTGCGGATTTCGTTGGGGCGCACCACTTGTCACGATGCGATGATCGTCGCGGGAAACCATCTTGGCTTCCTACAAGCGATGGGACGCAAACCGAGAGGTATTGATGACCGCCTTCAAATCATGATGGATGGTCGATCCTACAAGGCACCGGGCGTGTTGCTGCCCGCCTCGGAAATGTTGCGCGACCAAATGCTTGCCTTTCACGAGGTTGATCCCTCAAAAATTCAAATACTGTATCCGCCGACCGATGGAAGGCGATTCCATCGTGAATTGAAAGCACGCAAAGCCGAATTCCGCAAAAAGCATGGCTTTGCTGAGGGAAAACGCACATTCTTGCTGATCTCGGCCAACCATGGCCTCAAAGGCTTGCCAATTCTCATGCAAGTCTTCGATTCCCTACAGCATTTGCCGATCGAACTTGTGGTAGCCGGTGGAAAAAAGGAGGAATCGGGGCTACCCAATGTGCGGCACATCGGTTTTGTGCGCGAAACCGAAGAGTTGTATGCGGCAGGTGATTTCACCTTGTTGGCTTCTCTCTACGATTCATTTGGTCAGGTGGTCACCGAGTCATTGCTCTGTGACACGCCCGTGATTGTGAGCAGCATGACCGGGGCAAAGGCGATTGTCGGTCCAAAAGAAGGAATCATCGTTCAAACGTTTGAAGTGGCGGATTGGAAAGCTGCCATTTTGAAGGCGTTGGAAACGGAATTCGACATCGACCCTGAACTGGCAAAACACAAGGGGTTGCTGTTTGAGGATCACATGACGCGACTTTTGGATTGTGCCGGGGCGGGTAGATTGGGCAATCCAGCTAGCGGTGAAGAAGGAAAGCTGAAGATTGTAGAAGATTGA
- a CDS encoding VCBS repeat-containing protein → MNQESKLFSLRRIAAVFGTLVFFFASQSFAQVTNRSGVDSTIFVSHTVFVPKAPYESGVENWGVDLGDIDKDGDLDVITCSNLDKKVTVHFNTGKGIFPRTQSYAAGNYNRAVVVADLNKDTWLDIATVSVSDMKVNWLLNNGSGGFLPMKSVAAGGGFPHDIQAADVNQDGFIDLVTVCNTANKVALHFGDGAGNFTGAKSFPTEAKPRSVVVADLNKDNIPDLIVGTDSRTVNYLLGTGGGNFAPYVYLISGVANWGIGVGDFDKNGALDICAADYMEDKLSIHLNTGKLKAGKMEFLPVQQIQSGDYNFDLVVGDFDLDGDLDIVTASTRDEVINVHLNDGKGVFGEKNKITSGNWNSAIVAADLDADGDLDIATSSIKDNKMNVHRNASIDPEGIPTSTCVYGTVRDKDSGDPLMAIVSVVGDDGFSLKSMKTTADGKYKFCEIPFGSGFHLVAKVKGYPKFDETFDLPESLGKEGLKKDAILEKIKATDIFGRVTDIETQLPLAGATVEIKDKNGAVVTKLTCDSDGKYRTTLPFGTNYELTAGIEGYNAKTAVVSLYPNDFPAGKEQNFELGKIKPKTTACIKGYVLEKGTGIKLADAEVKVMDAEGNTVKKVTSNAQGYYEACDVPFGTYNLAGNKKGYMYNIIEGINVTEADVANGVTQDIELVKFEVGMKIVLKNIFYDVAKATLRPESVAELDRLVRIMEQNPTLVVEIGGHTDSDGSDVYNEKLSQARSQSVVDYLLDAGIAENRLVAKGYGEKEPVAPNDTKENKQLNRRTEFGVLAF, encoded by the coding sequence ATGAATCAGGAATCAAAATTGTTTTCCCTGCGGCGAATTGCCGCTGTTTTTGGCACCCTCGTTTTCTTTTTTGCTTCGCAATCCTTTGCCCAAGTCACCAACCGTTCAGGTGTTGACTCCACGATTTTTGTCTCCCACACGGTTTTTGTACCCAAGGCTCCCTACGAATCCGGAGTGGAAAACTGGGGCGTCGACCTGGGTGACATTGACAAGGACGGTGACCTCGACGTGATCACCTGTTCGAATCTTGACAAGAAAGTTACAGTTCACTTCAACACTGGCAAAGGCATTTTCCCGAGGACCCAAAGCTATGCAGCCGGCAATTACAACCGTGCGGTCGTTGTAGCGGACCTTAACAAGGACACTTGGCTCGATATCGCCACTGTTTCTGTGAGCGACATGAAAGTCAATTGGCTCCTCAACAATGGTTCAGGAGGATTCCTCCCGATGAAATCCGTGGCAGCCGGCGGCGGATTCCCGCACGATATTCAAGCTGCCGACGTGAACCAAGACGGATTCATTGACTTGGTGACGGTCTGCAATACCGCCAACAAAGTCGCGTTGCACTTCGGTGATGGCGCGGGCAATTTCACCGGCGCCAAAAGCTTTCCAACAGAAGCCAAGCCACGTTCCGTGGTCGTCGCAGATCTCAACAAAGACAATATCCCCGACCTGATCGTCGGCACGGACAGCCGTACCGTCAACTACCTTTTGGGTACGGGTGGCGGCAATTTCGCACCTTATGTATACCTCATTTCGGGCGTCGCCAACTGGGGCATCGGGGTAGGGGACTTTGACAAAAACGGTGCTTTGGACATCTGCGCCGCCGATTACATGGAAGACAAGTTGAGCATTCACTTGAATACCGGCAAGCTCAAGGCTGGAAAGATGGAATTCCTTCCGGTGCAGCAAATTCAGTCCGGCGACTACAATTTTGACCTGGTGGTGGGCGATTTTGACTTGGATGGCGACCTCGATATCGTGACAGCAAGTACCCGCGACGAGGTCATCAACGTGCACCTCAACGACGGAAAAGGCGTTTTTGGCGAAAAGAACAAAATCACCTCCGGCAACTGGAACTCGGCCATTGTCGCTGCCGACTTGGACGCCGACGGCGACTTGGACATTGCCACTTCGTCCATCAAAGACAATAAAATGAACGTCCACCGCAACGCCTCGATCGATCCGGAAGGGATTCCGACCTCGACCTGCGTCTATGGAACAGTACGCGACAAAGACAGCGGCGATCCGTTGATGGCCATTGTGTCGGTCGTTGGCGATGATGGATTCAGCCTGAAAAGCATGAAAACCACTGCCGATGGCAAGTACAAATTCTGCGAAATCCCCTTTGGCAGCGGTTTCCACTTGGTGGCAAAGGTCAAGGGCTATCCCAAGTTTGACGAGACCTTCGATCTTCCCGAATCCTTGGGCAAGGAAGGGCTGAAAAAGGATGCCATCCTCGAAAAAATCAAAGCCACGGACATTTTTGGCCGCGTGACCGACATCGAGACGCAGCTGCCCTTGGCAGGGGCCACGGTTGAAATCAAGGACAAAAACGGGGCAGTGGTCACCAAATTGACCTGCGACAGCGACGGAAAATACCGCACGACCTTGCCTTTTGGCACCAACTACGAATTGACAGCAGGTATCGAAGGCTACAATGCCAAGACTGCGGTTGTTTCGTTGTATCCCAATGACTTCCCTGCCGGCAAAGAGCAAAACTTCGAATTGGGCAAGATCAAGCCCAAAACGACCGCTTGTATTAAAGGTTATGTGCTGGAAAAAGGAACCGGCATCAAGCTTGCCGATGCCGAAGTCAAAGTCATGGACGCAGAGGGCAACACCGTCAAGAAAGTTACTTCGAATGCCCAGGGTTACTATGAAGCCTGCGATGTTCCCTTCGGGACTTACAACCTCGCCGGCAACAAAAAGGGCTATATGTACAACATCATCGAAGGGATCAATGTCACGGAAGCCGACGTCGCCAACGGCGTGACCCAGGACATCGAATTGGTGAAATTCGAAGTCGGAATGAAGATCGTGCTCAAAAACATCTTTTACGATGTCGCCAAAGCCACTTTGCGTCCGGAATCCGTTGCGGAGCTTGACCGCTTGGTGCGCATCATGGAGCAAAATCCGACCCTCGTCGTTGAAATTGGCGGCCATACCGACAGCGACGGCTCCGATGTCTACAACGAAAAGCTGAGCCAAGCCCGCAGCCAATCCGTCGTGGACTACCTACTCGACGCCGGCATCGCTGAAAACCGCCTCGTCGCCAAAGGCTACGGCGAAAAAGAGCCCGTAGCGCCCAACGACACCAAGGAAAACAAGCAGTTGAACCGTAGAACGGAGTTTGGGGTGCTTGCCTTCTAG
- a CDS encoding glycosyltransferase family 2 protein, whose product MDISVVIPLFNEDESLPELTAEIKAVMEANGYDYEIIMVDDGSTDRSWAVLNELRAVNPRIKGIRFQRNYGKSAALQVGFQKAQGDVVFTMDADLQDRPQHIPEFYKMIKEEGYDLVSGWKQKRKDPITKTIPTKLYNAVNRIVNGVSLHDMNCGFKAYRRQVVKSIEVYGEMHRYIPVIAKAAGFRKIGELKVEHIARKYGVTKFGINRFLNGFLDLLTITFITKYMKRPMHFFGFWGVIFGMIGGFLLFGMYFLKLLGMTGLTSEYFISTHIPALFFAMITFLFGGLLLFTGLMAELIGRNSPFRNEYLVAEHLGLD is encoded by the coding sequence ATGGACATTTCAGTGGTGATCCCACTTTTCAATGAAGACGAATCGCTCCCTGAGCTCACTGCTGAGATCAAGGCGGTGATGGAAGCCAATGGCTATGACTATGAAATCATCATGGTCGACGATGGCAGCACGGACCGGTCATGGGCGGTGCTGAATGAGCTTCGAGCCGTAAATCCAAGGATCAAAGGCATTCGCTTTCAGCGGAATTATGGAAAATCGGCTGCTTTGCAGGTTGGTTTTCAGAAAGCGCAAGGCGATGTTGTGTTCACCATGGACGCCGACTTGCAGGATCGGCCGCAGCATATTCCGGAATTCTACAAGATGATCAAGGAGGAGGGTTATGACCTCGTTTCCGGGTGGAAACAGAAGCGCAAGGACCCGATCACCAAGACCATTCCCACGAAATTGTACAATGCCGTCAACCGCATCGTCAACGGCGTCTCCCTGCACGACATGAACTGCGGCTTTAAAGCCTATCGCCGGCAAGTCGTCAAAAGCATCGAAGTGTACGGCGAAATGCACCGCTACATCCCCGTGATCGCCAAAGCTGCAGGCTTCCGCAAAATCGGCGAATTGAAAGTAGAGCACATCGCAAGGAAGTATGGCGTGACCAAATTTGGAATTAACCGCTTCCTGAACGGCTTTCTCGACCTGCTCACCATTACTTTCATCACCAAATACATGAAACGTCCGATGCACTTCTTCGGATTTTGGGGTGTAATTTTTGGGATGATCGGAGGCTTCTTGCTCTTTGGAATGTATTTTTTGAAGCTACTGGGAATGACGGGATTGACCTCCGAATATTTCATCAGTACGCACATTCCGGCATTGTTTTTTGCCATGATCACCTTCCTTTTTGGCGGCTTGTTGCTTTTCACGGGCCTCATGGCCGAATTGATCGGCCGGAATTCGCCATTTAGAAATGAATACCTGGTTGCCGAGCATTTGGGCTTGGATTGA
- a CDS encoding dehydrogenase: MIYRSKAPLRIGLAGGGTDVSPYSDLYGGAILNATISMYSYATIEPLENGKIEFVSIDQQQSLIVDATDYLTIDGTLDLLKGVYNRVIKDFIHKPLSFRLSTFSDAPSGSGLGSSSTMVVAILGAFVEWLKLPLGEYDIAHLAFEIERKDLSMSGGKQDQYAATFGGFNFMEFYAGDKVIVNPLRVRSAYRNELSHNILLYYTQTSRLSSKIIETQSKNVTSSKEAPLQAMHEVKKSANEMKEAVLTGNISLIGPILHRSWQHKKAMAEGISNDSIDLLYDAAIAAGSTGGKISGAGGGGYIFFYCPVNTRFAVAKALSQFGGSVQEYSFTEAGLTTWSI; this comes from the coding sequence ATGATTTATCGTTCAAAAGCGCCCTTGCGCATTGGCTTGGCAGGTGGAGGCACCGATGTGAGTCCGTATTCCGATCTCTATGGCGGCGCAATTCTCAACGCCACGATTTCGATGTACAGCTACGCGACGATCGAGCCCCTCGAAAATGGCAAAATCGAATTCGTCTCGATCGACCAACAGCAATCCTTGATCGTGGACGCTACCGACTACCTTACGATTGACGGTACGCTGGATTTGTTGAAAGGCGTTTACAACCGCGTGATCAAAGATTTTATTCACAAGCCCCTGTCATTCAGGTTGTCCACCTTTTCGGATGCGCCTTCCGGTTCGGGTTTGGGATCGTCCAGTACGATGGTCGTGGCCATTTTGGGCGCTTTCGTCGAATGGTTGAAGCTGCCCTTGGGCGAATATGACATCGCCCACCTCGCTTTTGAAATCGAACGCAAGGATTTGAGCATGTCGGGCGGCAAGCAGGATCAATATGCGGCCACGTTTGGTGGTTTCAATTTCATGGAATTTTATGCCGGGGACAAAGTCATCGTGAACCCGTTGCGGGTGCGCAGTGCCTATCGCAATGAATTGTCCCACAACATTTTGCTGTATTACACCCAAACCAGTCGTTTAAGCAGCAAGATCATTGAAACCCAGTCCAAGAACGTCACTTCGAGCAAGGAAGCGCCCTTGCAGGCGATGCACGAAGTGAAAAAATCCGCCAACGAAATGAAGGAAGCGGTGCTGACCGGCAACATTTCGCTGATCGGACCGATTTTGCACCGCAGTTGGCAGCATAAAAAGGCGATGGCTGAGGGCATCAGCAACGACAGCATCGACCTTTTGTACGATGCAGCCATCGCAGCAGGCTCGACGGGAGGAAAAATCTCGGGTGCAGGCGGGGGAGGGTACATCTTCTTCTATTGTCCTGTCAATACCCGATTTGCCGTCGCAAAGGCCTTGTCGCAGTTTGGCGGCAGCGTCCAGGAATACAGTTTCACAGAGGCCGGTCTCACGACTTGGTCCATCTAA
- a CDS encoding D-sedoheptulose 7-phosphate isomerase, protein MQDRISHLIKDSIDVKLKTLQDPELLQTVEKVVHEVVKALQADKKILFCGNGGSAADAQHIAAELSGRFYHDRDPLFAEALHVNTSYLTAVANDYGYDHVYSRLVKAKGRPGDVLFGISTSGNSTNITEALRVAREQGMVTVSMTGLTGGKMRGLSDLLLNVPSTDTPRIQEVHILLGHIICELVERELFPQ, encoded by the coding sequence ATGCAAGACCGCATCTCCCATTTGATCAAGGATTCGATTGACGTCAAACTCAAGACGCTGCAGGATCCTGAATTGCTCCAAACCGTCGAAAAAGTCGTCCATGAGGTCGTCAAGGCCCTTCAGGCCGATAAAAAAATCCTCTTTTGTGGCAATGGAGGCAGTGCCGCCGACGCCCAACACATCGCAGCCGAACTTTCGGGTCGCTTTTACCACGACCGCGATCCGCTGTTTGCGGAGGCATTGCATGTGAACACGAGTTACCTCACGGCCGTCGCCAACGACTATGGCTATGACCATGTTTATTCGCGGTTGGTCAAGGCAAAAGGCCGTCCGGGAGACGTCCTTTTTGGCATCTCGACAAGCGGCAACAGCACCAACATCACCGAAGCCTTGCGTGTCGCACGTGAGCAGGGCATGGTGACGGTCTCGATGACCGGCCTAACCGGCGGAAAAATGCGCGGCTTGAGCGACTTGCTGCTCAATGTCCCGAGCACGGATACGCCTCGTATTCAAGAGGTTCACATCCTGCTCGGCCATATCATTTGCGAATTGGTGGAGCGCGAACTGTTCCCCCAATGA
- a CDS encoding nucleotidyltransferase family protein, with amino-acid sequence MLYPEEAIILAGGMGTRLQSVVSEVPKPMAPVAGKPFLEYLFPMLKQVGVKRVVLSVGHKWEVIQAHFGANFMGIEVDYAVESTPLGTGGGIKLAFEKTTSQHVLVLNGDTLFLHDLMLHWEMHQMWNEGALISLALKEMRDFDRYGTVEIYKNERVKAFREKQPKESGLINAGVYVIDRELWNLVDVPEKFSFEKDVLERYVRKLRFMGYKHEGYFIDIGIPEDYEKANRDLVNFDWTIPESPAQMDEITFEDGEIPY; translated from the coding sequence ATGCTCTACCCCGAGGAGGCGATCATCCTGGCCGGTGGCATGGGCACCCGGCTGCAATCCGTTGTGAGTGAGGTTCCCAAACCGATGGCACCCGTTGCCGGAAAGCCGTTTTTGGAATACTTGTTCCCGATGCTCAAGCAAGTCGGCGTCAAACGTGTCGTTTTGTCGGTCGGTCACAAATGGGAAGTGATCCAAGCGCATTTTGGGGCCAATTTTATGGGCATCGAAGTGGACTATGCCGTCGAATCCACCCCCTTGGGTACTGGAGGCGGCATCAAGTTGGCATTCGAAAAGACCACATCGCAACATGTCCTCGTCTTGAATGGCGACACGCTGTTTCTGCATGACCTGATGCTCCATTGGGAAATGCACCAAATGTGGAATGAAGGTGCCTTGATCAGCTTGGCATTGAAGGAAATGCGTGATTTTGACCGCTATGGCACCGTCGAAATCTACAAAAACGAGCGGGTAAAGGCATTCCGCGAAAAGCAGCCCAAGGAAAGCGGTTTGATCAATGCCGGCGTCTATGTCATTGACCGTGAACTCTGGAACCTGGTCGATGTCCCCGAAAAATTCAGCTTCGAAAAGGATGTTTTGGAGCGTTATGTGCGGAAATTGCGCTTCATGGGCTACAAACACGAGGGCTATTTCATCGATATCGGCATTCCCGAAGACTATGAAAAGGCAAACCGTGATTTGGTGAATTTTGACTGGACGATTCCTGAATCACCCGCCCAAATGGATGAAATAACATTCGAAGACGGCGAGATTCCCTATTGA